Proteins encoded within one genomic window of Humulus lupulus chromosome 1, drHumLupu1.1, whole genome shotgun sequence:
- the LOC133788376 gene encoding beta-galactosidase 13-like: MWPDLIQKAKHGGLNVIQTYVFWNIHEPVKGEFNFEGNYDLVKFIKLIGEHGMYVTLRVGPFIQAEWNHGGLPYWLREVPDIIFRSDNAPFKYHMKKYVKMIINKMKEEKLFAPQGGPIILAQIENEYNHVQLAYRELGTRYVQWAANMAVGMKVGVPWVMCKQKDAPDPVINTCNGRHCGDTFTGPNKPNKPSIWTENWTAQYRVFGDPPSQRAAEDIAYSVARFFSKNGTLNNYYMYHGGTNFGRTSAVFTTTRYYDEAPLDEYGLQREPKWSHLRDLHKALNLCKKALLWGTPGVQRLGKHTEVRLYEKQGTSICAAFLTNNSTKGAHTVKFRGDIFYLPPRSISILPDCKNVVYNTQIIVSQHNARNYVRVKETKNLKWKMSPEPIPNVHQMNISNKIPNELYGMLKDTTDYGWYTTSIELSRHDLPMRPDILPVIRVASLGHALHSFVNGEYIGSAHGSHEEKGFVFQKAITLKPGTNHIALLGMTVGLPDSGAYMEHRYAGPRAVTILGLNTGTIDLTQNGWRHQVGLTGEMNHVFADKGTKKVEWTQVKEEGPALTWYKTRFNSPEGKDPVAIRMKGMGKGMIWVNGQSIGRYWMSYLSPLGKPSQEEYHIPRSYLKPKKNLLVVLEEEQAKPDDIEILTVNRDTICSFITETAPPHVKSWAREENDIRPIVDNLHPAAHLKCPNHKKIVAVEFASFGDPVGACGSYFVGKCDSASTKEIVERECLGKSSCAVPAKRKVFDKNGKHCPDIMKTLAIQVKCAAKD, from the exons ATGTGGCCAGATCTTATTCAGAAGGCCAAACATGGTGGTTTGAATGTGATTCAGACTTACGTTTTCTGGAACATTCATGAGCCTGTTAAAGGCGAG tTTAACTTTGAAGGAAACTATGATTTGGTGAAGTTCATTAAATTGATTGGTGAACATGGAATGTATGTAACACTCAGGGTTGGACCTTTCATTCAAGCCGAATGGAATCATGG AGGCCTTCCATATTGGTTGAGAGAAGTCCCAGACATCATTTTCCGTTCTGATAACGCACCCTTCAAG TACCACATGAAAAAATATGTGAAGATGATTATAAACAAGATGAAAGAAGAGAAGCTTTTTGCTCCACAAGGTGGTCCAATTATTTTGGCACAG ATTGAAAATGAGTACAACCATGTCCAACTTGCATATAGAGAACTGGGAACTAGATATGTTCAGTGGGCTGCAAACATGGCTGTGGGGATGAAAGTTGGAGTTCCATGGGTCATGTGCAAGCAGAAGGATGCTCCTGATCCAGTA ATTAACACATGCAATGGAAGGCACTGTGGAGATACTTTCACTGGTCCTAATAAGCCCAACAAGCCTTCTATTTGGACTGAGAATTGGACTGCTCA ATACAGAGTTTTCGGAGACCCTCCCTCTCAAAGAGCAGCAGAAGACATTGCATACTCGGTTGCCCGGTTTTTCTCCAAGAATGGAACTCTGAACAACTACTATATG TACCATGGTGGGACTAATTTTGGTAGAACAAGTGCTGTTTTCACCACAACTAGATACTATGATGAAGCTCCTCTTGATGaatatg GTTTACAAAGGGAGCCTAAGTGGAGTCACCTAAGAGACTTACACAAGGCTTTGAATCTATGCAAGAAGGCTTTACTTTGGGGAACTCCTGGAGTCCAAAGGTTGGGCAAGCACACTGAG GTTCGGCTTTATGAGAAGCAAGGAACATCCATCTGTGCTGCTTTTTTAACCAACAACAGCACCAAAGGGGCACACACTGTGAAATTTAGGGGTGATATCTTTTACCTGCCACCAAGGTCCATAAGCATTCTTCCTGATTGCAAGAATGTGGTCTACAACACTCAAATT ATTGTATCACAACATAATGCAAGGAACTATGTCAGAGTGAAAGAAACCAAAAATCTTAAATGGAAGATGTCTCCAGAGCCCATTCCAAATGTCCATCAAATGAATATCAGTAACAAAATACCAAATGAGCTCTATGGCATGCTTAAAGATACCACAGACTATGGATGGTACACCACCAG CATTGAACTAAGTCGGCATGACTTGCCAATGAGGCCTGATATTCTACCTGTTATAAGAGTTGCAAGTCTTGGCCATGCACTGCATTCATTTGTTAATGGTGAATATATTG GATCTGCACATGGGAGTCATGAAGAGAAGGGATTTGTTTTCCAAAAAGCCATAACCTTAAAGCCCGGGACTAACCATATAGCATTGTTGGGCATGACAGTTGGACTCCCT GATAGTGGAGCCTACATGGAGCACAGATATGCAGGGCCCCGAGCTGTCACAATCCTTGGTTTGAACACTGGAACAATCGATCTGACACAAAATGGTTGGAGGCATCAG GTTGGTCTGACTGGAGAAATGAATCATGTGTTTGCTGACAAAGGAACAAAGAAGGTTGAGTGGACTCAAGTCAAAGAAGAAGGACCAGCTCTCACTTGGTACAAG ACACGTTTTAATAGCCCTGAAGGTAAAGACCCGGTTGCTATCCGAATGAAAGGAATGGGCAAAGGAATGATCTGGGTTAATGGCCAAAGCATCGGGCGGTACTGGATGTCTTACCTCTCTCCTCTTGGAAAGCCTTCTCAAGAAGA ATACCACATCCCAAGATCATACCTCAAGCCAAAGAAAAACCTTCTTGTGGTTTTGGAGGAGGAGCAAGCAAAGCCAGACGACATCGAGATCTTAACAGTGAACAGAGACACCATCTGTAGTTTCATAACTGAGACAGCTCCACCCCACGTCAAATCATGGGCAAGGGAAGAAAACGACATCAGACCCATCGTTGATAATTTACATCCAGCGGCTCACCTCAAGTGTCCCAACCATAAGAAAATCGTGGCCGTTGAGTTTGCAAGCTTTGGCGACCCGGTAGGCGCCTGTGGAAGCTACTTTGTGGGAAAATGCGACTCTGCTTCGACCAAGGAAATTGTTGAACGG GAATGCTTGGGAAAATCAAGCTGTGCAGTGCCAGCCAAGAGAAAGGTTTTCGACAAGAATGGTAAACATTGCCCAGATATAATGAAAACGCTTGCGATCCAAGTAAAGTGTGCTGCTAAGGATTGA